One genomic region from Streptomyces sp. NBC_00457 encodes:
- a CDS encoding bifunctional RNase H/acid phosphatase, translating to MREFIVEADGGSRGNPGPAGYGAVVTDAATGETLAEASEYLGIATNNVAEYRGLLAGLRAAHALDPAATVHVRMDSKLVVEQMSGRWKIKHPAMKPLAAEAAAVFGAGQVTYEWIPRELNRRADRLANEAMDTGGSASSLRKGAAEGSGGGPAEADAEGPGAGGAKADADVRAGKGGADVRAAKAGTDVHAGKADADVRAAKAGADVRAAKADADVRAARNVATPTVGWGGADLGAPATFVLLRHGETPLTPQKRFSGRGGSDPSLSDVGREQAERVAAALARRGTIETVLASPLARTRETASIVAARLGLDVTIEDGLIETDFGAWEGLTFAEVQVRQPDDLNAWLASPDAEPTGGGESFAATATRIAATRDKLVAAYAGHTVLLVTHVTPIKTLVRLALGAPPESLFRMELSAASLSAVAYYADGNASVRLLNDTSHLR from the coding sequence GTGCGGGAGTTCATCGTCGAGGCCGACGGCGGGTCACGGGGCAATCCCGGGCCCGCGGGCTACGGCGCCGTGGTGACCGACGCGGCGACCGGGGAGACGCTGGCGGAAGCGTCCGAGTACCTCGGCATCGCGACGAACAACGTCGCCGAGTACCGGGGGCTGCTGGCGGGCCTGCGCGCCGCCCACGCCCTCGACCCCGCCGCCACGGTCCATGTCCGGATGGACTCCAAGCTCGTCGTCGAGCAGATGTCGGGCCGCTGGAAGATCAAGCACCCTGCCATGAAGCCGCTGGCCGCGGAGGCGGCGGCGGTGTTCGGGGCGGGCCAGGTGACGTACGAGTGGATTCCGCGAGAGCTGAACAGACGGGCGGACCGGTTGGCGAACGAGGCGATGGACACCGGTGGTTCCGCGAGTTCTCTGCGCAAGGGAGCGGCGGAGGGGTCGGGCGGCGGACCGGCGGAGGCCGATGCCGAGGGGCCGGGCGCCGGAGGTGCGAAGGCTGACGCCGATGTCCGGGCTGGGAAGGGTGGCGCCGATGTCCGTGCGGCGAAGGCTGGCACCGACGTCCATGCCGGAAAGGCTGACGCCGACGTTCGCGCTGCAAAGGCCGGCGCCGATGTCCGTGCCGCGAAGGCAGATGCCGACGTCCGCGCCGCGCGGAACGTGGCGACGCCGACTGTCGGGTGGGGTGGCGCCGACCTCGGTGCGCCCGCCACGTTCGTGCTGTTGAGGCACGGCGAGACGCCCCTGACGCCGCAGAAGCGTTTCTCGGGGCGTGGCGGTAGCGACCCGTCGTTGTCCGACGTCGGCAGGGAACAGGCCGAACGCGTGGCGGCCGCGCTCGCCCGGCGCGGGACGATCGAGACCGTCCTCGCGTCCCCCCTCGCCCGCACCCGCGAGACCGCCTCAATCGTCGCCGCCCGTCTGGGCCTCGACGTCACCATCGAGGACGGGCTGATCGAGACGGACTTCGGCGCCTGGGAGGGCCTCACCTTCGCCGAGGTGCAGGTGCGCCAACCCGACGACCTGAACGCCTGGCTCGCCTCCCCGGACGCCGAACCGACCGGCGGCGGCGAGAGCTTCGCGGCGACGGCGACGCGGATCGCGGCCACGAGAGACAAGCTGGTGGCGGCGTACGCGGGCCACACGGTCCTGCTGGTCACCCACGTCACACCGATCAAGACGCTCGTACGACTCGCCCTCGGCGCCCCGCCCGAGTCCCTGTTCCGCATGGAACTCTCGGCGGCCTCACTGTCCGCGGTGGCGTACTACGCGGACGGCAACGCGAGCGTACGGCTCCTCAACGACA
- a CDS encoding Nif3-like dinuclear metal center hexameric protein: MPRLSEVIAALENVWPAERAESWDAVGTVVGDPGQEVVRVLFAVDPVQEIVDEAVKLDADLLVTHHPLYLRGTTTVAASHFKGRVVHTLIKNDIALHVAHTNADTADPGVSDALAGALDLRVVRPLVPDPTDPSGRRGLGRICELDHPLPLREFAARAAERLPATAQGIRVAGDPEAVVRTIAVSGGSGDGLFDDVRASGVDAYLTADLRHHPVSEARAHSPLALLDAAHWATEWPWCELAAAQLDEISDRNGWDLRVHVSKTVTDPWTIHSPSMGAPN, from the coding sequence GTGCCCCGTCTGTCTGAAGTCATCGCCGCGCTGGAGAACGTGTGGCCCGCCGAGCGGGCCGAGTCCTGGGACGCGGTCGGCACCGTCGTGGGCGACCCCGGCCAGGAGGTCGTGAGGGTCCTTTTCGCCGTCGACCCGGTCCAGGAGATCGTCGACGAGGCGGTGAAGCTGGACGCCGACCTGCTGGTCACCCACCATCCGCTCTACCTTCGCGGTACGACGACGGTCGCGGCGTCCCACTTCAAGGGCCGCGTGGTGCACACCCTGATCAAGAACGACATCGCGCTGCACGTCGCCCACACCAACGCCGACACCGCCGACCCGGGCGTCTCCGACGCGCTCGCCGGCGCCCTGGACCTTCGGGTCGTACGACCGCTCGTGCCGGACCCGACCGACCCGTCCGGGCGTCGGGGCCTGGGCCGGATCTGCGAGCTTGACCATCCGCTGCCCCTGCGCGAGTTCGCCGCGCGGGCCGCCGAACGTCTGCCCGCCACCGCGCAGGGCATCCGCGTCGCGGGCGACCCCGAGGCGGTCGTACGGACGATCGCGGTCAGCGGCGGCTCCGGCGACGGCCTCTTCGACGACGTACGCGCGTCCGGTGTCGACGCCTACCTCACCGCAGACCTGCGACACCACCCGGTGTCCGAGGCCCGCGCCCACAGTCCTCTCGCGCTGCTCGACGCGGCGCACTGGGCCACCGAGTGGCCCTGGTGCGAGCTGGCAGCAGCCCAGCTCGACGAGATCTCCGACCGGAATGGCTGGGACCTGCGTGTCCATGTGTCCAAGACGGTCACCGACCCGTGGACCATCCACTCACCGTCAATGGGAGCCCCCAACTGA
- a CDS encoding zinc ribbon domain-containing protein: MNAAPADQIRLLDVQDLDVRLQQLAHKRRSLPEHAEIESLTKDLTQLRDLLVAAQTEESDCAREQIKAEQDVDQVRQRAVRDQQRLDSGAVTSPKDLENLQREIASLAKRQGDLEDVVLEVMERRESAQERVAELTERVSSVQSKIDDATARRDAAFESLDGDIASATKEREVIAGSVPADLLKLYEKLREQQGGVGAAKLYQRTCQGCRQELAITDINEIRAAAPDTVVRCENCRRILVRTSESGL; encoded by the coding sequence CTGAACGCCGCGCCCGCCGACCAGATCCGACTCCTCGACGTCCAGGACCTCGACGTCCGCCTCCAGCAGCTCGCCCACAAGCGGCGGTCGCTCCCCGAGCACGCCGAGATCGAGTCGCTGACCAAGGACCTCACCCAGCTGCGCGACCTGCTCGTGGCCGCGCAGACCGAGGAGAGCGACTGCGCCCGCGAGCAGATCAAGGCCGAACAGGACGTCGACCAGGTGCGCCAGCGCGCCGTCCGCGACCAGCAGCGCCTCGACTCCGGCGCCGTCACCTCGCCGAAGGACCTGGAGAACCTCCAGCGCGAGATCGCCTCCCTCGCCAAGCGGCAGGGTGACCTCGAGGACGTCGTCCTGGAGGTCATGGAACGCCGCGAGTCCGCACAGGAGCGGGTCGCCGAGCTGACCGAGCGGGTCTCCTCCGTCCAGTCGAAGATCGACGACGCGACGGCCCGCCGGGACGCGGCGTTCGAGTCGCTGGACGGGGACATCGCCTCGGCGACCAAGGAGCGCGAGGTCATCGCCGGGTCCGTCCCCGCCGATCTGCTCAAGCTCTACGAGAAGCTGCGCGAGCAGCAGGGCGGCGTCGGCGCGGCCAAGCTCTACCAGCGCACCTGCCAGGGCTGCCGCCAGGAGCTGGCCATCACCGACATCAACGAGATCCGCGCCGCCGCGCCGGACACGGTGGTGCGGTGCGAGAACTGCCGGCGCATTCTGGTGCGTACGTCCGAGTCGGGCCTCTAG